In Thermosipho japonicus, a single window of DNA contains:
- a CDS encoding sigma-54 interaction domain-containing protein, protein MELMKFYRTVLESIIEGVIIVDSDARILYINKMAVRLLNLKDGFLGKHVVEVIPNTRLHIVVRTGIPEVDEVQNVGDNIIITSRMPLKDENDNVVGAVAVFRDITSMRKLAEEITNLHQIEARLKAIIDSTYDAISVADENGNVVLVNKAYTKITGLKPEDVIGKPATVDIAEGESIHMLISKTKKPIYNARLKVYPSKREVIVNALPLFVKGDFRGSVAVVHDVSEILNLTKELEAVKRYIRHIKAKYTFDDIIGQSEKMLIAKEQARKVAKTPATVLLRGESGTGKELFAHAIHNASNRSDKPFITVNCAAIPENMLEVELFGYVEGTFIGTKGEKVGLIEEADGGTLFLDEIGKMPLSLQAKIVGFIESGEFIPVGSNRIKKVNVRIIASTNMDLEQMLKRREFLSDLYYRLNVFPIFIPPLRERKEDIDELANHFVKKISNQYRRNITKITDNAISYLKSYDWPGNVRELENVIGRAIINMSITENVLDKRHFPTLFLENTNQTKYEGSLKSLVEDFERKVIEAALRENKGDRNLTAKKLGISLRTLYYKMERYGLI, encoded by the coding sequence ATGGAACTAATGAAGTTTTATAGAACGGTTTTAGAGTCTATTATTGAAGGTGTAATAATAGTTGATAGTGACGCACGGATCTTGTATATAAACAAGATGGCCGTGCGTCTTTTAAATTTGAAAGATGGATTTTTAGGGAAACATGTGGTTGAAGTTATTCCAAATACAAGACTTCATATAGTGGTAAGAACCGGTATTCCAGAGGTTGATGAGGTACAAAATGTTGGAGATAACATAATTATTACTTCTAGAATGCCTTTAAAAGATGAAAATGATAATGTTGTTGGTGCGGTTGCTGTATTTAGAGATATAACTAGTATGAGAAAACTTGCAGAGGAAATTACTAACCTTCATCAAATTGAGGCAAGACTGAAGGCAATAATTGATTCTACATATGATGCAATATCAGTTGCTGATGAAAATGGGAATGTGGTTTTAGTAAATAAAGCTTATACCAAAATTACAGGATTAAAACCTGAAGATGTTATAGGAAAACCTGCAACAGTAGATATTGCTGAAGGGGAAAGTATTCATATGCTAATTTCTAAAACTAAAAAGCCAATTTATAACGCAAGATTAAAGGTTTACCCTTCCAAAAGAGAAGTTATAGTAAATGCTTTACCACTGTTTGTTAAAGGTGATTTTCGTGGAAGTGTTGCAGTTGTTCATGATGTTTCTGAGATTTTAAATTTGACCAAAGAGCTTGAAGCTGTAAAAAGGTATATAAGGCATATAAAAGCAAAATATACTTTTGATGATATTATTGGGCAAAGCGAAAAAATGTTAATAGCAAAGGAGCAAGCTAGAAAGGTTGCTAAGACCCCGGCAACGGTATTACTTAGGGGAGAAAGTGGTACGGGAAAAGAGTTATTTGCACATGCGATTCACAACGCAAGCAATAGATCTGATAAGCCATTTATTACAGTTAATTGTGCTGCAATTCCTGAAAATATGCTTGAAGTTGAATTATTTGGATATGTAGAAGGTACCTTTATAGGTACAAAAGGAGAAAAGGTTGGGCTTATTGAGGAAGCAGATGGTGGCACATTATTTTTAGATGAAATTGGTAAGATGCCACTTTCATTACAGGCAAAAATTGTTGGGTTTATTGAAAGTGGTGAATTTATTCCAGTTGGTTCAAATAGAATTAAAAAGGTAAATGTAAGAATAATTGCATCTACAAATATGGATTTAGAACAAATGCTTAAAAGGAGGGAATTTTTATCAGATCTTTACTATAGACTAAATGTCTTTCCAATATTTATTCCACCGCTTCGTGAGAGAAAAGAGGATATTGATGAACTTGCAAATCATTTTGTTAAGAAGATAAGCAATCAGTATAGAAGAAATATTACAAAAATTACTGATAATGCTATTTCGTATCTAAAATCATATGATTGGCCTGGGAATGTTAGAGAGCTAGAAAATGTTATTGGCAGAGCAATAATTAATATGTCAATTACTGAAAATGTTTTAGATAAAAGACATTTTCCGACGCTCTTTTTGGAAAATACTAATCAAACTAAGTATGAGGGATCTTTAAAATCACTTGTAGAAGATTTTGAAAGAAAGGTTATAGAAGCTGCATTAAGAGAAAATAAAGGTGATAGAAATTTGACAGCAAAAAAGTTAGGTATAAGCCTAAGGACTTTGTACTACAAGATGGAAAGATATGGTTTGATTTAG
- a CDS encoding secondary thiamine-phosphate synthase enzyme YjbQ translates to MKSYTEYLWFNTKKRKELIRITDTIEEIVEKSGIKEGLCLVSAMHITAGIIVNDDESGLHKDIWEWLEKLAPVGDYNHHWTGEDNGDAHLKRILTHHQVVLPVTNGKLDLGPWEQIFYAEYDGQRRKRVVVKVIGE, encoded by the coding sequence ATGAAGAGTTATACAGAATATCTCTGGTTTAATACTAAAAAAAGGAAAGAACTAATAAGGATTACAGATACTATTGAGGAGATTGTCGAAAAAAGCGGTATAAAAGAGGGCCTTTGTCTTGTATCGGCAATGCATATAACTGCTGGTATAATTGTAAATGATGATGAATCAGGTTTGCACAAAGATATATGGGAATGGCTTGAAAAACTTGCACCAGTTGGAGATTATAACCATCATTGGACTGGCGAGGATAATGGAGATGCGCATTTAAAAAGGATTTTGACACACCATCAGGTAGTATTACCTGTCACAAATGGGAAACTTGATCTTGGACCTTGGGAGCAGATCTTTTACGCCGAATATGATGGACAGAGAAGAAAAAGAGTAGTTGTGAAGGTTATTGGTGAATAA
- a CDS encoding ATP-grasp domain-containing protein, which produces MKIAIVCDKNINDEERKMVEAVKNAVSKKYECEVVQFDENFINKIKSFDFVFNLSNKGGKETIQVHVPALLDLLNIPYTSSNAYSHSLCLDKITTKIIMHHYNIPTPRFYVCDIGQIPEKIDNGTFIVKPPREGSARGISKDSVVNNLTDLQKMVKYIHEEFKQPALVEEFIDGTELSVGIIGNGDKLEVLPILEIDFSTLPEGLERFYSYNVKHNYGEMTNYICPARISNDVKEKLEFYAKKLFRVLNLRDYARMDVRVRGDEIYFLEVNSAPQLVPVYSDITKMAKAAGYEYDDLILKILEISMERWGLK; this is translated from the coding sequence GTGAAGATAGCGATTGTTTGTGATAAGAATATCAACGATGAAGAAAGGAAAATGGTTGAGGCAGTAAAAAATGCAGTGTCTAAAAAATATGAATGTGAAGTAGTACAATTTGATGAGAATTTTATCAATAAAATAAAGAGTTTTGATTTTGTGTTTAATCTATCAAATAAGGGTGGAAAGGAAACAATACAAGTTCATGTTCCTGCTCTCCTAGATTTGTTAAATATACCATACACTTCTTCAAATGCATATTCACATTCATTATGTCTTGATAAGATAACTACTAAGATAATTATGCATCATTATAATATCCCAACACCAAGATTTTATGTATGTGATATAGGACAAATTCCAGAAAAAATAGATAATGGTACCTTTATAGTAAAGCCACCACGTGAAGGAAGCGCACGTGGTATTTCAAAAGATAGCGTGGTTAATAATTTAACAGATCTACAAAAAATGGTAAAGTATATACATGAAGAGTTTAAACAACCAGCACTTGTAGAAGAATTTATAGATGGCACAGAGTTAAGTGTTGGTATAATAGGAAATGGAGATAAATTGGAAGTTTTGCCAATTTTGGAGATAGATTTTTCGACTCTGCCAGAAGGACTTGAAAGATTTTATTCTTACAATGTAAAGCATAATTATGGTGAGATGACTAATTATATATGTCCTGCAAGAATTTCAAATGATGTAAAAGAAAAACTTGAATTTTATGCTAAAAAGCTATTTAGAGTATTAAATCTTAGGGATTATGCGAGAATGGATGTTAGAGTTAGGGGTGATGAGATATACTTCTTGGAAGTTAATTCAGCTCCTCAGCTTGTTCCAGTATATTCAGATATAACAAAAATGGCAAAAGCTGCAGGATATGAATATGATGATTTAATTTTGAAAATTTTAGAAATATCAATGGAAAGGTGGGGACTTAAATGA
- a CDS encoding cobalamin-dependent protein (Presence of a B(12) (cobalamin)-binding domain implies dependence on cobalamin itself, in one of its several forms, or in some unusual lineages, dependence on a cobalamin-like analog.), whose protein sequence is MVKKILGGSIGSCVHVAGVLNFLKLAEKEGYKSIYLGGAVPLEKFVGAIVESDPDIVAISYRLDPKALEKLLNEFYKMIKEKNLLDKAYIFGGTVETAAVARKFEFISKVFDGSEDIDEVILWLRNAKKAKDKKEIPPQFLPERIIYKRPYPLIRHHIGLASLDETEKHIRILAESGLLDIISLAPDQNCQQYFFEPEKMDRKQDGAGGAPIRTKEDFIRLYNASRTGNYPLMRCYSGTRNLVEFSKLLKETINNAWAAIPLTWYSDLDRRSDRPLLDAIRENQEAIKWNAKNNVSVEINEAHQWSLRYAHDAMEVATFYLAAYNAKKLGVRHYVAQYMLSTPPGLSPKFDLAKQIAKKQLIETLEDETFTSYTMIRTGLLSFPADEHSAMGQLVSTMFYGMYLKPDIIHVVSYSEAIRRATSKEIIESVKMVKQAMRNAMNGLPDFLEDKSIRNRVEVLKNEAMMIIDAIKQIGKGFDDPLIEPEVIYNAVKLGILDAPGLKGMSVARGRFETQIIDGACYAVDENGKILTEEKRLDIIRKEAGM, encoded by the coding sequence ATGGTGAAGAAAATTTTAGGTGGTTCAATAGGTAGCTGTGTACATGTTGCTGGGGTCTTGAATTTTTTAAAGCTTGCAGAAAAAGAAGGCTATAAATCAATTTACCTTGGTGGGGCAGTTCCTTTAGAAAAATTTGTTGGTGCAATTGTAGAAAGTGATCCTGATATAGTTGCTATTTCATATAGACTTGATCCCAAAGCACTTGAAAAGCTTTTAAATGAGTTTTATAAAATGATAAAAGAAAAGAATTTACTTGATAAGGCTTACATATTTGGTGGAACAGTTGAAACAGCAGCTGTTGCAAGAAAATTTGAGTTTATTTCCAAAGTTTTTGATGGCTCAGAAGATATAGACGAAGTTATTTTATGGCTCAGGAATGCAAAAAAGGCTAAAGACAAAAAAGAAATACCTCCACAATTTTTACCCGAGAGGATAATTTACAAAAGACCTTATCCTCTTATTAGGCATCATATAGGGCTTGCAAGCCTAGATGAAACGGAAAAGCATATAAGAATTCTTGCTGAATCTGGCCTGCTTGATATTATTTCGCTTGCACCTGACCAAAATTGTCAGCAGTATTTTTTTGAACCTGAAAAGATGGATAGAAAACAAGACGGTGCTGGTGGGGCACCAATTAGAACGAAAGAAGATTTCATTAGACTTTATAATGCCTCAAGAACAGGCAATTACCCACTAATGAGATGTTATTCTGGGACAAGAAATTTGGTTGAATTTTCTAAATTACTTAAAGAAACGATTAATAACGCGTGGGCAGCTATACCACTAACATGGTATTCCGATCTTGATAGGAGATCTGATAGACCTTTACTTGATGCCATAAGAGAAAATCAAGAAGCGATAAAATGGAATGCTAAAAATAATGTCTCAGTAGAAATAAATGAAGCTCACCAATGGTCATTGAGGTATGCACATGATGCAATGGAAGTTGCAACTTTTTATCTTGCAGCATACAATGCTAAAAAGTTAGGAGTAAGACATTATGTTGCACAATATATGTTGAGTACACCACCAGGTCTTTCACCAAAATTTGATCTTGCAAAGCAGATTGCAAAAAAGCAATTAATTGAAACTTTGGAGGATGAAACCTTTACTTCGTATACTATGATAAGAACTGGACTTTTATCATTTCCTGCTGATGAACATTCTGCAATGGGGCAGCTTGTAAGCACCATGTTTTATGGAATGTATTTAAAGCCTGACATAATTCATGTGGTTTCTTATTCAGAAGCAATAAGACGTGCTACCAGTAAAGAAATCATAGAAAGTGTAAAAATGGTAAAGCAGGCAATGAGAAATGCGATGAATGGCCTTCCCGATTTTCTGGAAGACAAATCGATTAGAAATAGAGTGGAAGTGTTAAAGAATGAAGCCATGATGATAATTGATGCAATTAAGCAAATTGGAAAAGGATTTGATGATCCTTTAATAGAACCTGAAGTAATATATAATGCAGTAAAACTTGGAATTTTGGATGCTCCAGGATTAAAAGGTATGTCTGTTGCAAGAGGAAGATTTGAAACACAAATTATAGATGGTGCATGTTATGCGGTGGATGAAAATGGTAAAATACTTACTGAAGAGAAGAGGTTGGATATTATAAGAAAGGAGGCGGGAATGTGA
- a CDS encoding NAD/NADP octopine/nopaline dehydrogenase family protein has product MNITVIGAGNGGLALAGFLAMRGFAVTLYNRSLKRISSFIKSRVIKLEGEITGSVKIKNVTNNLEEALKDAELVMIVVPAFAHADIAEKVSKYVKDGQIFILNPGRTFGALEFYNIFRKNQVDKDVIIAETQTFLFASRTSNPGVSHIFRVKNAVPISAIPSTKNEKLKKVIEDIVPEFQVVDSIIYTSFNNIGAVFHPATLILNSGRVESTFGKFEFYLEGITPSVARVLEKIDAERCSVARTLGIEPMTAQDWLNYAYDVLGNNLYEAIHNNAGYQGIIAPPSLQNRYIFEDVPMSLVPISEMAKKLGINTPAIDSIIYLSSIMMGRDFYREGRTLERLGISKLSLDEIKNLIYKGV; this is encoded by the coding sequence ATGAACATCACAGTTATTGGAGCAGGAAACGGAGGACTTGCTCTAGCTGGGTTTTTAGCTATGAGGGGATTTGCTGTTACTTTATATAACAGAAGCTTAAAAAGAATTTCATCCTTTATCAAATCTAGAGTTATAAAATTGGAAGGTGAAATTACTGGTAGTGTAAAAATAAAGAATGTTACAAATAACTTGGAAGAAGCTTTAAAAGATGCTGAATTAGTAATGATCGTTGTTCCTGCTTTTGCACATGCAGATATTGCAGAAAAAGTTTCAAAATATGTTAAAGATGGTCAAATTTTTATCTTAAATCCAGGTAGAACGTTTGGTGCACTTGAGTTTTATAACATATTTAGAAAGAATCAGGTAGATAAAGATGTTATAATAGCAGAAACTCAGACCTTTCTTTTTGCCTCTAGAACTTCCAATCCTGGAGTTTCTCACATATTTAGGGTTAAAAATGCTGTTCCAATTTCTGCGATTCCATCGACAAAGAATGAAAAATTAAAGAAGGTTATTGAAGATATAGTCCCCGAGTTTCAAGTAGTGGATTCTATAATTTATACTAGTTTTAATAACATTGGTGCAGTTTTTCATCCAGCAACTCTTATTCTTAACTCCGGACGGGTTGAAAGCACGTTTGGAAAGTTTGAATTTTATCTTGAAGGAATTACTCCTTCGGTTGCAAGGGTTTTAGAAAAGATAGATGCAGAAAGATGTTCTGTTGCAAGAACGCTTGGAATTGAGCCAATGACGGCACAAGATTGGTTAAATTATGCATACGATGTTTTAGGTAATAACTTGTATGAAGCTATACATAACAACGCTGGCTATCAAGGAATTATAGCACCACCGAGTCTTCAAAATAGATATATATTTGAAGATGTTCCTATGAGCCTTGTTCCAATATCTGAAATGGCAAAAAAATTAGGTATAAATACTCCTGCGATAGATTCGATTATTTACCTATCTTCAATAATGATGGGGCGTGATTTTTATAGAGAAGGTAGAACCTTGGAACGTTTAGGAATAAGTAAATTAAGCCTTGATGAGATAAAGAATCTGATATACAAGGGGGTGTGA
- a CDS encoding NAD(P)-dependent oxidoreductase, with protein MKALVLTKITDYFRKKIEEFNEIDWYTPKDIDNVLEDVEIIITGHLSEEQVDKAKNLKAIFIPWTGADKLPWKKIKERNIIVSNSHGNGKMVAERALSLSLALLGRIVEFHNDLEKGIWHGFAVGFKEEDYWYSLQGKKVAILGTGVIGRHLSKLLKGFDCYITGFKRSKEQIAGFDRIVTSIEEAISDAQVIYLALPLTEKTYKIIDEKMLEKMRGKFLINVGRGELIDENALFKALENGILKGFASDVWYKYPSKDEKVILPFNFPFHKFKNVVFSPHVGGFTIEGQQGRIDDLFENIESFLKKGFPKTVVDPELMY; from the coding sequence GTGAAAGCACTTGTTTTAACAAAAATAACTGATTATTTTAGAAAAAAGATTGAAGAATTTAATGAGATTGATTGGTATACTCCAAAAGATATAGATAATGTCCTAGAAGATGTAGAAATAATAATTACTGGACATTTAAGTGAAGAGCAAGTAGATAAAGCAAAAAATTTAAAAGCTATTTTTATTCCTTGGACCGGTGCAGATAAACTTCCGTGGAAAAAGATAAAAGAAAGAAATATAATTGTTTCAAATTCACACGGTAATGGAAAAATGGTAGCTGAACGTGCGCTATCTCTATCCCTTGCCCTTCTTGGAAGAATAGTAGAATTTCACAACGACCTTGAAAAGGGAATATGGCATGGCTTTGCTGTAGGCTTTAAAGAAGAGGATTATTGGTACTCACTTCAAGGAAAAAAAGTAGCGATACTTGGAACTGGAGTTATTGGAAGACATCTTTCAAAGCTTTTAAAAGGTTTTGATTGTTATATAACAGGTTTTAAGAGAAGCAAAGAACAAATAGCAGGATTTGATAGGATTGTAACTTCAATAGAAGAAGCAATATCAGATGCACAGGTAATATATCTTGCACTACCTTTGACTGAAAAGACTTACAAAATTATCGATGAAAAGATGCTTGAAAAAATGAGAGGAAAGTTTTTAATAAATGTTGGAAGAGGAGAATTGATAGATGAAAATGCACTTTTTAAAGCGCTTGAAAATGGTATATTAAAAGGTTTTGCATCTGATGTCTGGTATAAGTATCCTTCAAAAGATGAAAAAGTTATCTTACCTTTTAATTTTCCATTCCATAAGTTCAAAAATGTTGTTTTCTCTCCGCACGTAGGAGGATTCACAATAGAGGGTCAGCAAGGAAGAATAGATGATCTATTTGAAAATATAGAATCATTCTTGAAAAAAGGATTTCCAAAAACAGTTGTAGATCCTGAATTGATGTATTAA
- a CDS encoding glycerate kinase type-2 family protein, with the protein MIHMELKTLAKKLIFDTLDDIQPEKLVKEKLKELRVDKKVYVLSIGKAAWKMAKAANDVLDIEYGIVITKYGYSFGNIENFDIFEAGHPLPDENSLSATKFAVEKFSKLSKDDILLVLISGGGSSTFELLQDGLSLDDLKDVTTQLLKSGADIKEINTIRSRLSKVKGGRFLNFVKSKVITLVLSDVLENDLSYIASGPTYETSSTFEDADKIIKKYKLDFNENIINALKKDVKVNKKVDIEHYIIGSIDIACDVLEKKARKYNLNTLVLTTRLDCEAKEAGKFIASIAKSSKLKTPYCIIFGGETVVKVKGSGKGGRNQELCYSAALEIENMKDVVIASVGTDGTDGPTDAAGAIVDGKTISKVRKFSKDPYEFLLNNDTYNALKLSGDLLITGPTGTNLNDIGFILKG; encoded by the coding sequence ATGATTCATATGGAACTTAAAACTTTAGCCAAAAAGCTGATTTTCGATACTTTAGATGATATCCAACCTGAAAAACTAGTAAAAGAAAAGTTAAAAGAGCTAAGGGTTGATAAGAAAGTATATGTTCTTTCAATTGGAAAAGCAGCATGGAAGATGGCAAAGGCTGCAAATGATGTATTGGATATAGAGTATGGAATAGTTATAACAAAATATGGGTATAGTTTTGGAAATATTGAAAATTTTGATATATTTGAAGCAGGACACCCCCTACCGGATGAAAACTCACTTTCTGCTACAAAATTTGCCGTTGAAAAATTTTCAAAATTATCAAAAGATGATATCCTATTGGTTTTAATATCTGGCGGAGGTTCATCTACTTTTGAACTATTGCAAGATGGACTTTCATTGGATGATTTAAAAGATGTAACGACGCAGCTATTAAAAAGTGGTGCAGATATTAAGGAGATAAATACTATTCGCTCAAGACTTTCAAAAGTAAAAGGTGGAAGGTTTTTAAATTTTGTTAAATCAAAGGTAATTACATTGGTTTTATCAGATGTACTTGAAAATGATTTAAGTTACATTGCATCAGGTCCAACATATGAAACAAGTAGTACCTTTGAAGATGCTGACAAAATAATTAAAAAGTACAAATTAGATTTTAATGAAAATATAATTAATGCTTTAAAAAAAGATGTAAAAGTCAACAAGAAAGTTGATATAGAGCATTACATAATTGGAAGTATTGATATAGCATGTGATGTTCTAGAAAAAAAAGCAAGAAAGTATAATTTAAACACACTTGTTTTAACTACAAGACTTGATTGTGAGGCAAAAGAAGCTGGAAAGTTTATTGCAAGTATAGCAAAAAGTAGTAAATTAAAAACACCATATTGTATTATTTTTGGTGGTGAAACTGTTGTAAAGGTAAAAGGAAGCGGAAAAGGTGGAAGAAATCAAGAGCTGTGTTATTCAGCAGCACTTGAAATAGAAAATATGAAAGATGTAGTCATTGCAAGTGTTGGAACAGATGGAACAGATGGTCCCACGGATGCTGCAGGAGCAATTGTTGATGGGAAAACTATTTCAAAGGTCAGAAAATTTTCGAAGGATCCATATGAATTTCTTTTAAATAACGATACCTATAATGCCTTAAAACTTTCTGGAGATCTCTTAATAACAGGACCAACGGGAACTAATTTAAATGATATAGGTTTTATACTTAAGGGGTGA
- the nadE gene encoding NAD(+) synthase produces MLMKKSEKIVNFLRETVAQYHFRGVVLGVSGGLDSAVVLALLVKAFDRNKIKCFILPERDSPKDSVKDAVFVCKHFGVEYEIKNITNILRALGIYKYYPPAFFVPWKVKENFAKKRWQKYKEKGNPFEFDIEGIEDEEFLKGISYYRAKHRVRMVYLYKEAERRNYAVVGTTNKTEFLTGLYVKWGDDSTDIEPILHLYKTQVYELAKELNVPEKIIIKPASPDLIPGLSDEEIFGLDYFTLDRILDKLVNNKSLDDEDPEKVKLVKKLYQIGKKRNSLRNISMVDDSYGT; encoded by the coding sequence ATGTTGATGAAGAAGAGTGAAAAGATTGTTAATTTTTTAAGAGAAACTGTTGCGCAATATCATTTTAGAGGAGTAGTTCTTGGAGTTAGTGGAGGACTTGATTCTGCTGTAGTTTTAGCACTTCTTGTAAAAGCATTTGATAGAAATAAGATAAAGTGTTTTATTTTACCTGAAAGAGATAGTCCTAAAGATTCAGTTAAAGATGCAGTTTTTGTTTGCAAACACTTTGGAGTTGAATATGAAATAAAGAATATTACAAATATTCTTCGAGCACTTGGGATTTACAAGTATTATCCACCAGCATTTTTTGTGCCATGGAAGGTAAAAGAAAATTTTGCAAAGAAAAGATGGCAAAAGTATAAAGAAAAAGGCAATCCTTTTGAATTTGATATAGAAGGAATTGAAGATGAAGAGTTTTTGAAAGGTATAAGCTACTATAGGGCAAAACATAGGGTGAGAATGGTTTATCTATACAAAGAGGCAGAAAGAAGAAATTACGCTGTTGTTGGAACTACTAATAAAACAGAATTTTTAACAGGGTTGTATGTAAAGTGGGGAGATGATTCAACAGATATTGAACCAATTTTGCATCTTTATAAAACTCAGGTATACGAGCTTGCAAAAGAATTGAATGTTCCTGAAAAAATAATTATAAAACCAGCTTCACCAGATTTAATTCCAGGACTTAGCGATGAGGAAATATTTGGGCTTGATTATTTTACTCTTGATAGGATATTAGATAAGCTAGTAAATAACAAAAGTTTGGATGATGAAGATCCTGAAAAGGTTAAACTAGTTAAGAAGCTCTATCAAATTGGAAAAAAGAGAAATTCATTAAGAAATATAAGTATGGTAGATGATTCATATGGAACTTAA
- the dnaJ gene encoding molecular chaperone DnaJ: MAKKDYYEILGVSRNASQEEIRQAYKQLIKKWHPDRNHQNRKEAEEKFKEIQEAYEVLSDPEKRAMYDRFGYVGDVPPNAGSGGGFGGFGGFGGFEDIFKDFGDFINNDIFNIFFGDQRTSSRQKQRRAKRGEDINITVDVPFEHVFTGTTIPIEYDRYEVCSHCNGEGVEPGSGWVSCPKCHGTGVVREERRTFLGVIVNQYTCNQCGGTGKIPGETCHVCGGSGRIRKRHRVEVKIPAGVDNGTVIRVQGGGNAGYNGGGYGDLYVNVRITGYIDFERHGNDLIKEIKIDYVEAILGTKVKIKMPDGRVKEVKIPSGVQDGENIYVYGEGVPDMRTGRRGDLILKVKVEIPKRVSRSEKKLLKEIAKLRGKDVDEEE; encoded by the coding sequence ATGGCCAAAAAAGACTATTATGAGATCCTTGGTGTTTCAAGAAATGCATCTCAAGAAGAAATAAGGCAGGCATATAAACAATTAATAAAAAAATGGCATCCAGATAGAAATCATCAAAATAGAAAAGAGGCGGAAGAAAAATTTAAAGAAATACAAGAAGCATACGAAGTTCTTTCTGATCCTGAAAAAAGAGCAATGTACGATAGGTTCGGATATGTAGGTGATGTCCCACCAAACGCTGGTAGTGGAGGCGGTTTTGGTGGCTTTGGAGGTTTCGGTGGTTTTGAAGATATATTCAAGGATTTTGGTGATTTTATTAATAACGATATATTTAACATATTCTTTGGTGATCAAAGAACTTCTTCAAGACAAAAACAAAGAAGAGCAAAACGTGGAGAAGATATAAATATAACTGTTGATGTGCCTTTTGAGCATGTATTTACAGGAACAACTATCCCAATTGAATACGATAGATATGAGGTATGTAGTCATTGTAATGGTGAAGGGGTAGAGCCAGGAAGTGGATGGGTAAGCTGTCCAAAATGTCATGGAACAGGGGTAGTTAGAGAGGAAAGGAGAACGTTTTTGGGGGTTATTGTAAACCAATACACATGTAATCAATGTGGTGGTACTGGAAAGATCCCAGGAGAGACATGTCATGTATGTGGTGGAAGTGGAAGAATAAGAAAAAGACATAGAGTGGAAGTAAAAATTCCAGCTGGAGTTGACAACGGAACCGTTATTAGAGTTCAAGGTGGAGGTAATGCAGGGTATAACGGTGGTGGATATGGCGATTTATATGTAAATGTAAGAATTACAGGATATATTGACTTTGAAAGGCATGGGAATGATTTAATTAAAGAGATAAAAATAGATTATGTCGAAGCTATACTTGGGACCAAAGTAAAAATTAAGATGCCTGACGGTAGAGTTAAAGAAGTTAAGATACCATCCGGTGTTCAAGATGGAGAAAACATTTATGTATACGGAGAAGGCGTACCAGATATGAGAACGGGAAGAAGAGGAGATTTGATTTTAAAGGTCAAAGTAGAAATTCCAAAAAGAGTATCTCGCTCTGAGAAAAAGTTATTAAAGGAAATTGCGAAATTGAGGGGAAAGGATGTTGATGAAGAAGAGTGA
- a CDS encoding nucleotide exchange factor GrpE: MIENVKEDANKEKKEKEKHLEKIIDEQSKKIEELENQLKEFENYARILKSQFENYKKDVAREKEQISISTIGRIVEKLVPIIDDFKRAFKNIDDETKKTQFFKGMEIIYKNLFKILEGLGLQEIKVGDKFDPFEHEAVERVEDEEKEEYSIVEIVEDGYKFNGRVLKPVKVKVSIKPRR, from the coding sequence ATGATTGAAAATGTTAAAGAGGATGCTAATAAAGAAAAGAAAGAAAAGGAAAAACATTTAGAAAAAATAATTGATGAACAATCAAAAAAGATTGAAGAACTTGAAAATCAATTAAAGGAATTTGAAAATTATGCTAGAATTTTAAAATCTCAATTTGAAAATTATAAAAAAGATGTTGCAAGGGAAAAGGAACAAATTTCTATTTCAACAATTGGTAGAATTGTTGAAAAATTAGTTCCTATAATTGATGATTTTAAAAGGGCATTTAAAAATATTGATGATGAGACTAAAAAAACACAATTTTTCAAGGGAATGGAAATTATATACAAAAATTTATTTAAAATACTAGAAGGACTTGGCTTGCAGGAAATAAAAGTAGGGGATAAATTTGATCCGTTTGAACATGAAGCTGTAGAAAGAGTTGAGGATGAAGAAAAAGAAGAATATTCAATTGTTGAAATTGTAGAAGATGGCTACAAATTTAATGGACGAGTTCTAAAACCTGTGAAGGTGAAGGTCTCGATTAAGCCTAGGAGGTGA